In Holophagales bacterium, one DNA window encodes the following:
- a CDS encoding glycosyltransferase family 4 protein — translation MSARIVICGAQVPFVRGGAETLYESLRDELRRRGHDVEIVTLPFNWRTRTTTLKSAFAWRLVDLDEVAGTPVDLVIATRFPTYLVRHPNKVVWLIHQYRQAYDLLGTPYSDFSDSPDDLRMLEMIRAMDRRALGEAQGLFSISANTAERLERHNGLVATPLHPPLKLGDRYRCGSAGDYVFAVGRLDPMKRFDLLVRALACTDTPVRAVVAGEGPELETLRALAAELGVADRFELPGRIDDEELLDRYAGALAVFYAPFDEDYGYVTVEAFRSGRPMLTTADAGGILEFVVDGENGYVTSSADPSALGERIDRLFRDRALARRLGESGRRRVADVTWDRVVEQLTATL, via the coding sequence TTGAGCGCGCGCATCGTCATCTGCGGAGCGCAGGTTCCCTTCGTTCGCGGCGGCGCCGAGACCCTCTACGAGTCGTTGCGTGACGAGCTGCGGCGCCGCGGCCACGACGTCGAGATCGTCACGCTGCCCTTCAACTGGCGCACCCGGACGACAACGCTCAAGAGCGCCTTCGCCTGGCGTCTGGTGGACCTCGACGAGGTGGCGGGTACGCCGGTCGACCTGGTCATCGCCACGCGCTTCCCGACCTACCTCGTTCGTCACCCGAACAAGGTGGTCTGGCTGATCCACCAGTATCGGCAAGCCTACGACCTGCTCGGCACCCCCTACTCGGATTTCTCGGACTCGCCCGACGATCTCCGGATGCTCGAGATGATCCGCGCGATGGACCGCCGGGCGCTCGGCGAGGCCCAGGGCCTCTTCTCGATCTCCGCCAACACCGCCGAGCGGCTGGAGCGCCACAACGGCCTCGTGGCGACGCCGCTCCATCCGCCGCTCAAGCTCGGCGACCGCTACCGCTGCGGGTCAGCCGGCGACTACGTGTTCGCCGTCGGCCGCCTCGACCCGATGAAGCGCTTTGACCTGCTCGTGCGCGCTCTCGCCTGCACGGACACGCCGGTGCGCGCCGTCGTCGCCGGCGAAGGGCCGGAGCTCGAAACGTTGCGCGCGCTCGCCGCCGAGCTCGGGGTGGCCGACCGGTTCGAGCTCCCGGGGCGGATCGACGACGAGGAGCTCCTCGACCGCTACGCCGGGGCGCTCGCCGTCTTCTACGCCCCGTTCGACGAGGACTACGGCTACGTGACCGTCGAGGCCTTCCGCTCGGGCCGACCGATGCTCACCACCGCCGACGCCGGCGGGATCCTCGAGTTCGTCGTCGACGGCGAGAACGGCTACGTCACCTCTTCCGCCGACCCGTCGGCCCTCGGCGAGCGGATCGACCGGCTCTTCCGCGACCGGGCGCTCGCTCGTCGCCTGGGAGAGTCGGGGCGCCGGCGGGTCGCCGACGTCACCTGGGACCGGGTCGTCGAGCAGCTCACCGCGACCCTCTGA
- a CDS encoding glycosyltransferase family 4 protein encodes MTASPATIGIDARKLGDFGIGTYVQGLLGGISRLDHENRFVVFVRRAGEPHLPPLPSNFEVLRAEAPGYSLRELIGLSWSLRRRPLDLYHATHYSLPAALPSACVVTVHDLIHLLFPEHLPGRVALLYARLMLGRAARLARRVIAVSQATSADLQRELGLAESRIDVVPNGLDAAFLRPVGTSELRARLAALGVATPYLLFLGNPKPHKNLARLLAAYRRLVDRGDEPPRLVLAGARDRELAELAAETVRSGLGERIQILGHVPAADLPALLQGATLFLFPSLYEGFGLPVLEAMATGTAVLAADVPALRELTGGCAHLVDPLDVEALAAGIAHCLGDTPRRESLAARGHERAREFSWELTARRTLAVYARALGRLLPGPAGAVS; translated from the coding sequence ATGACGGCGTCGCCGGCGACCATCGGCATCGACGCCCGCAAGTTGGGCGACTTCGGCATCGGCACCTACGTCCAGGGGCTGCTCGGTGGAATCTCCCGCCTCGACCACGAGAACCGCTTCGTCGTCTTCGTCCGCCGTGCCGGCGAGCCGCACCTGCCGCCGTTGCCCTCGAACTTCGAGGTGTTGCGCGCCGAAGCGCCCGGCTACAGTCTGCGCGAGCTCATCGGCCTCTCCTGGAGTCTGCGCCGGCGCCCGCTCGACCTCTACCACGCCACCCACTACAGCCTTCCCGCAGCGCTTCCGTCCGCCTGCGTCGTCACCGTCCACGACCTCATCCACCTGCTCTTCCCCGAGCACCTACCGGGCCGCGTCGCCTTGCTCTATGCGCGACTGATGCTCGGGCGCGCGGCGCGCCTGGCGCGTCGCGTCATTGCCGTCTCCCAGGCGACGAGCGCCGACCTGCAACGCGAGCTGGGTCTCGCCGAATCGCGCATCGACGTGGTGCCGAACGGGCTCGACGCAGCCTTTCTGCGGCCGGTCGGCACGTCCGAGCTCCGCGCCCGGCTGGCCGCTCTCGGTGTCGCGACGCCCTATCTGCTCTTCCTCGGCAACCCGAAACCGCACAAGAACCTCGCCCGACTGCTGGCCGCCTACCGCCGGCTCGTCGACCGGGGCGACGAGCCCCCGCGCCTGGTGCTCGCCGGGGCGCGCGACCGCGAGCTCGCCGAGCTGGCGGCGGAAACTGTACGGAGCGGCCTGGGAGAGCGGATCCAGATCCTGGGCCACGTCCCGGCCGCCGACCTGCCTGCGCTGCTGCAGGGCGCGACGCTCTTCCTCTTTCCGAGCCTGTACGAGGGCTTCGGGCTGCCCGTGCTCGAGGCGATGGCCACCGGGACGGCGGTCCTCGCCGCCGACGTCCCCGCCCTGCGCGAGCTGACGGGGGGCTGCGCGCACCTCGTCGATCCGCTCGACGTCGAAGCGCTCGCCGCGGGAATCGCCCACTGTCTCGGCGACACGCCCCGGCGCGAATCGCTGGCTGCCCGGGGGCACGAGCGCGCCCGGGAGTTTTCCTGGGAGCTGACCGCCCGCCGGACCCTCGCCGTCTACGCGCGAGCCCTCGGTCGCCTGCTTCCCGGGCCTGCCGGAGCCGTGTCGTGA
- a CDS encoding glycosyltransferase, which produces MTAFPFPKVALVHDWLTGMRGGEKVLERLAELAPGAPIYTLFHLPGSVSPALESHPIETSFLQRAPGLARWYRHYLPFFPAAIEQLDLSGFDLVVSTSHCVAKGILPPPGAVHVCYCHTPMRYAWDQERAYFPRRTGLVAHLRGLVLSALRVWDVASSSRVDRFLANSSFVAQRIRRYYGREAEVVPPPVETGFFTPGEASSSGYALMVSALAPYKKIEVALAAASRSGIPLKVVGTGPERERLERLAGPGTEWLGSVPAERLRDLYRGAEMALQPGIEDFGIATVEALGCGTPMVALRAGGVLDIVEDGVHGVLYEADDDETGALAASIDKARRIEFNQSNLRRRAETFSAERFTERMRSILAAVAPNRPVRNA; this is translated from the coding sequence GTGACGGCCTTTCCCTTCCCCAAGGTGGCGCTCGTCCACGACTGGCTCACCGGGATGCGGGGGGGCGAGAAGGTCCTCGAGCGCCTCGCCGAGCTGGCGCCCGGAGCGCCGATCTACACCCTCTTCCACCTGCCGGGGAGCGTCTCGCCCGCTCTCGAGTCGCATCCCATCGAGACCAGCTTCCTGCAACGAGCCCCGGGGCTGGCCCGGTGGTACCGCCACTACCTGCCGTTCTTTCCAGCGGCGATCGAGCAGCTCGACCTCTCGGGGTTCGACCTCGTGGTGAGCACCAGCCACTGTGTGGCCAAGGGGATCCTGCCGCCGCCCGGCGCCGTCCACGTCTGCTACTGCCACACCCCGATGCGCTACGCCTGGGATCAGGAACGGGCCTATTTCCCTCGCCGCACCGGGCTGGTGGCGCACCTGCGCGGCCTCGTGCTCTCGGCCTTGCGGGTGTGGGACGTGGCGTCGAGCTCGCGCGTCGATCGCTTCCTCGCCAACTCGAGCTTCGTCGCCCAGCGCATCCGGCGCTACTACGGCCGGGAGGCCGAGGTGGTCCCGCCGCCGGTCGAGACCGGCTTCTTCACCCCCGGGGAAGCGTCCTCTTCCGGGTACGCACTGATGGTTTCGGCTCTGGCTCCGTATAAGAAGATCGAGGTCGCCCTCGCCGCCGCCTCCCGGTCCGGTATCCCCCTGAAGGTCGTCGGAACCGGACCCGAGCGGGAGCGGTTGGAGCGATTGGCTGGCCCCGGGACCGAATGGCTCGGCAGTGTGCCGGCCGAACGCCTCCGGGACCTCTACCGCGGAGCCGAAATGGCCTTGCAGCCGGGGATCGAGGACTTCGGGATCGCCACCGTGGAAGCGCTCGGTTGCGGCACCCCGATGGTTGCCCTGCGGGCCGGCGGGGTGCTCGACATTGTCGAGGACGGCGTCCACGGGGTGCTGTACGAGGCCGACGACGACGAGACGGGGGCCCTTGCGGCCAGCATTGACAAGGCCCGCCGGATCGAGTTCAATCAATCGAACCTGAGACGCCGGGCCGAGACCTTTTCGGCCGAACGGTTCACCGAGCGGATGCGGTCCATCCTGGCCGCGGTCGCTCCGAATCGCCCAGTTCGCAACGCGTGA
- a CDS encoding undecaprenyl-phosphate glucose phosphotransferase, with protein sequence MIQQRHRLSAALNLTGDLVATLAAFLGAWLLRFELEVIPLTKTVPEFNRYLEVLPGVLLLFPIVFHFHGLYQVRRGRSRVDEALTVLLAVVLGTLILSGLATWYRPPGSSGSPDPFAYSRAFLALFAALEVVCVVIVRTGLRALRQRARIAGFHHQRILVVGAGKLGREIAIKLVSHRELGFEVVGFLDDDPNKVGATYEGLPVLGPTRAAESVVAERRIDQIYVALPLDAHRRTMRLLQEVGRECVEIKLVPDILQYATLKAALEDLDGTPVINLTQVPLQGWSSLVKRAVDIAFSAAGLLVGAPIFGLVALAIWIEDRRPIFFHQERMGLDGRSFMIWKFRSMRRNAEATTGPVWAIKGDPRRTRVGAFIRHWSLDEIPQLWNVLRGDMSLVGPRPERPVFVQEFKQRLPQYMVRHRVKAGITGWAQVHGWRGNTSIRKRLEYDLYYIENWSLSLDFKILWMTLRHGIRQNAY encoded by the coding sequence GTGATTCAACAACGACACCGCCTTTCGGCGGCCCTCAATCTGACGGGCGATCTCGTCGCCACCCTGGCGGCGTTCCTCGGGGCGTGGCTTCTTCGCTTCGAGCTCGAGGTCATCCCGCTCACCAAGACGGTTCCGGAGTTCAACCGCTACCTCGAGGTACTGCCGGGCGTCCTGTTGCTCTTCCCGATCGTCTTCCACTTCCACGGTCTCTACCAGGTGCGCCGCGGGCGCAGCCGCGTCGACGAGGCGCTCACCGTGCTGCTGGCGGTGGTCCTCGGCACGCTGATCCTCTCCGGCCTCGCCACCTGGTACCGGCCACCCGGCTCGAGCGGCAGCCCCGATCCCTTCGCCTACAGTCGCGCCTTCCTCGCCCTCTTCGCCGCGCTCGAAGTGGTGTGCGTCGTCATCGTCCGCACCGGCCTACGTGCGCTTCGCCAGCGCGCCCGGATCGCCGGCTTCCACCATCAGCGCATCCTCGTCGTCGGTGCCGGCAAGCTCGGTCGCGAGATCGCCATCAAGCTGGTCTCCCACCGCGAGCTCGGCTTCGAGGTCGTCGGCTTCCTCGACGACGATCCCAACAAGGTCGGAGCGACCTACGAAGGGCTGCCGGTGCTCGGCCCGACGCGCGCCGCCGAGAGCGTGGTGGCGGAACGCCGCATCGACCAGATCTACGTCGCCCTGCCGCTCGACGCCCATCGCCGCACGATGAGGCTGCTCCAGGAAGTCGGTCGCGAGTGCGTCGAGATCAAGCTCGTTCCCGACATCCTGCAGTACGCCACGCTCAAGGCGGCCCTCGAGGACCTCGACGGCACGCCGGTGATCAACCTCACCCAGGTGCCGCTCCAGGGCTGGAGCAGCCTGGTCAAGCGCGCCGTCGACATCGCCTTCTCGGCGGCCGGCCTGCTCGTCGGGGCACCGATCTTCGGCCTCGTGGCGCTGGCGATCTGGATCGAGGATCGCCGCCCGATCTTCTTCCACCAGGAGCGCATGGGGCTCGACGGCCGCTCGTTCATGATCTGGAAGTTCCGCTCGATGCGGCGCAACGCCGAAGCGACGACCGGACCGGTCTGGGCGATCAAGGGCGACCCGCGGCGCACCCGCGTCGGTGCCTTCATCCGCCACTGGTCGCTCGACGAGATCCCGCAACTGTGGAACGTCCTGCGCGGCGACATGTCCCTCGTCGGGCCGCGGCCGGAGCGCCCGGTCTTCGTCCAGGAGTTCAAGCAGCGGCTGCCGCAGTACATGGTCCGCCATCGCGTCAAGGCCGGCATCACCGGCTGGGCGCAGGTCCACGGCTGGCGCGGCAACACCTCGATCCGCAAGCGCCTCGAGTACGACCTCTACTACATCGAGAACTGGTCGCTCTCCCTCGACTTCAAGATCCTGTGGATGACCCTCCGCCACGGGATCCGCCAGAACGCCTACTGA